The genomic stretch CTgcccatgttttctttataacaGTTATTAACATCTGATATGTTAAAGGATCATTTcttttatgaagatttttttgtttttcaataaaatagagCTATACCTAATGGTGGGGTACATTTTCAGACACTCATGGaatatacatttttccatttcagtttctagtaccttctccctcccctttcacTCTGCATTACTCCACTGGCCTTACCCtcatctatttactttttttataaattggtactttatagggatacataaaggtggaattcacgaAGGCTTTTGATCTGTTAACTAATGTAAAAACTCTACATACATATTGGAATATGATGTGATATTTTAATTCATGGATAGTTTATATAAAGTTAAATTGTAGCTTAAACATCtatcattccattatgatgaaaattctcaaaatcctcctccagctcctggttttcattcatttccttacATACATATGTTTTTCTGCATGAAAAGATTGTAcgtacttttattttaaagctcACTGCCAAGACAGTGCCAGTAACATAATTGGACCCAATTTATATCCCACATGTTCATAAAGGAATAGTTTCTTAAAAGAGTAGAGCATGTGATACAGAAAGGACAGGGTGCAGAGGGACAAGAATTCCTGATTGGAGATAGTAGAGGATGCCTTAAAGGGAATGAGATAGAAAAATTAGTGATGTTATTATTCTCTTTCCTGCTGTCAATCAAAGCACATGGAATCACGAAATGACACacaaatttcagaatttcttcttctgggactttcagaggacacagaactgcagcccctcatctttgggattttcctctccatgtacctggtcactgtgctggggaacctgctcatcatcctggccaccatctcagactcccacctgcacacgccaatgtacttcttcctctgcaacctgtcctttgtggacatctgtttcacctccaccaccatcccaaagatgctggtgaacatccagacacagagcaaggccattacctatgcaggctgcatcacccagatgtatttttttgcattatttggAGCTTTGGACAACTTCCTTCtggctgtgatggcctatgaccgatatgtggccatctgccatccGTTGCACTACATGACCATCATGAACCACAGGCTCTGTGGATTGCTGGTGCTGGCATCTTGGTTCATGAGTGACCTGAATTCTTCATTGCACAGCTTAATGGTGTTGcgactgtccttctgcacagacttgGAAAtaccccacttcttctgtgaacctAATCAGGTGGTCCACTGTGCCTGCTCTGACACTTTCCTTAATGACCTGGTGGTATATATTGCAGCTGTGCTGCTGGCTGGTGGCCCCCTTGCTGGCATCCTTTACTCCTATTCCAAGATAGTAGCCTCTGTCCGTGCAATCTCATCAGCTGAGGGCAaatacaaagccttctccacctgtgcctctcacctctctgtggtctccttattttattgcacACTCTTGGGAGTGTACCTCAGTTCTGCTGTGACCCAAAACTCACGTTCAACTGCaacagcctcagtgatgtacactgtggtcacccccatgctgaaccccttcatctacagtctgagaaATAAAGACATCAAGAGCACTCTGAAAGTactctttgagaaaataaaaatgtccccATTATAGTGGCCCTTAAATACTGCTGCTTATGGCCAGGCTTTAAGCCTCAGAGCAAGGAAATACAATATTTTGACCAGATTGTGCCACTAGAACTGGATCATATTTACTTTTggagtttccatttctttgattttaatttatccAAACTTTTGTTAAATCACCACGGAAGCTTGCTGCTCTGGCATCCACTCAGCATCCGCTTTACCAGTGGCAGTGTCCCTCAAACATGTTTTCCATCATGGAAGGGAGAAATTGGAAATTCCCATTTATTCCATGGGATAACATGACTTTCTGAAGAATAGTTTCCTCTAAGGACATAGACCATGCCAAGttaatttgggtttgtttgtACTAAAACATTGCCCTGTGCTGTGCTCTTCAGATGGAAAAACTCCTGCTTCACAATGAAGGTCATTCACATCCTTTTATGCTGGAGGAGAGGCCAGGATCACAGATTTCCCTCAGGGTTCATCCTTTCTTTGTACCTTACTGTCATTGTCTGCTCTTCCCTAGGGATATGGGTTTTAACAAACTTGTTTGTTTTATGATTGAGCAGAAGCATTTCTTCTCTTTGTCATGATTATTTTCCTTGTACAACTCGGTGTGCACAGATCTGCCATTATCACAGGCAAAAACAAGTTCTCTAATCTACAACTCCAATAAATGCTGTGACAGAaagtaaattagaaataatagGTTGAATTATTTGGCTTCAGAGTCAGATGGGACCTCAAATATGATGACAGACTTGTACATTGCACCTTGTATTGCTATGCAGAATGTCTTTTCATAGTTCAGATATTACTACTGAAGTGTGGAAGAGTACTCTCCATGTGTAAGGGGGTTTTCTCCCTGAAGATTGGTTGGCAAGACTTAGGGTTTATTATTgacttatctttccttttttgtttgaaaGTTTCTAGTGAAGCCTAGAAAATGAATCCTTCTGTAGTTCTCAATGAAATATCCTCCCCTCTCTGAATTTTGGATAACCACTAGAGGGGTAGTGAATGGCAATATCAATGTCATCCATTATATATGTCCTTTTTGCCTAAGAATCACTTCAATCATCATAACCTCAGCATAACTTGCAAGAGAGTCTGGATTCTTGCCCAGTGTTGTGATATCAGGCCAGAAGCTCTCCTGCACATACATGCATGTTCTTTCactaaagaaatttcaaaataatttctccatATGACCCTATTTGAATAAAGTCATTACATTAAATCATTGGCATTTAGGTTTGCTTGTCATGTAGCAATATCTCACCATCACaataaacaaaggaaacagaACAGCTGGCAATAATATTAATCTGCTACTTCACTATTTGatatttgttataaattttaaagacagcATTCATAGCTGTGTGCTACAGGTCAGGTAACATAGTCACAGGCTGCAAGGGTGAG from Sciurus carolinensis chromosome 17, mSciCar1.2, whole genome shotgun sequence encodes the following:
- the LOC124968186 gene encoding olfactory receptor 7A17-like; the encoded protein is MESRNDTQISEFLLLGLSEDTELQPLIFGIFLSMYLVTVLGNLLIILATISDSHLHTPMYFFLCNLSFVDICFTSTTIPKMLVNIQTQSKAITYAGCITQMYFFALFGALDNFLLAVMAYDRYVAICHPLHYMTIMNHRLCGLLVLASWFMSDLNSSLHSLMVLRLSFCTDLEIPHFFCEPNQVVHCACSDTFLNDLVVYIAAVLLAGGPLAGILYSYSKIVASVRAISSAEGKYKAFSTCASHLSVVSLFYCTLLGVYLSSAVTQNSRSTATASVMYTVVTPMLNPFIYSLRNKDIKSTLKVLFEKIKMSPL